One segment of Bacteroidia bacterium DNA contains the following:
- a CDS encoding riboflavin synthase → MFTGIIETQAEVITLETEGTGYQITFTCPITTELHIDQSIAHDGICLTIIKIDIHTQQYQVIAVQETILKTTIKDWKAGTVVNIERCLRLGDRLDGHWVQGHVDTTGKVVRIQNNHASYEYVISFDPEHQLLIVPKGSICVNGISLTVVQANISSFSVAIIPYTYEHTNLKHLKPGDSVNLEFDIIGKYLLRFNGEVKKPFGLS, encoded by the coding sequence GTGTTTACCGGCATTATTGAAACACAAGCTGAAGTTATCACCCTTGAAACCGAAGGAACGGGATACCAAATCACATTCACCTGCCCAATCACTACCGAGCTTCACATAGACCAAAGTATCGCCCATGACGGAATCTGCCTGACAATTATCAAAATTGATATTCACACACAACAATATCAAGTAATTGCGGTTCAAGAAACAATCTTAAAAACTACTATTAAAGATTGGAAGGCGGGAACAGTCGTAAACATCGAACGATGTTTACGACTGGGAGACCGCTTAGACGGGCACTGGGTGCAAGGCCATGTGGATACTACCGGAAAAGTAGTTAGAATCCAAAATAATCACGCAAGTTATGAATACGTAATTTCCTTTGATCCCGAACATCAATTACTGATTGTGCCCAAAGGTTCTATTTGTGTGAATGGTATTAGCCTAACGGTAGTTCAAGCTAATATAAGTTCCTTTTCGGTAGCGATTATCCCCTACACCTACGAACATACTAATCTAAAACATTTAAAACCAGGTGATTCCGTCAATTTAGAGTTTGATATTATCGGAAAATATTTGTTACGGTTTAATGGTGAGGTTAAGAAACCTTTCGGGTTATCTTAG
- the gcvT gene encoding glycine cleavage system aminomethyltransferase GcvT, with amino-acid sequence MNTKRTALYSEHLAAGAKLIPFAGFEMPVRYTGDVAEHLLVREHAGMFDVSHMGQFFFSGPNALDLLQYATTNDVSKLTIGKAQYAALPNGKGGLVDDLIVYRTGEQNYMAVVNAANIEKDWNWLSELNKRFHATLHNHSDQLSLIAVSGPKAEKIVSQIASFPLSDLAYYTFRTGNVANIENVTIATTGYTGERTFEIIIPNEYAVYLWKTLLEIGKPEGLQPTGLGARDTLRLEMGYMLYGNDIDDTTSALEAGLNWVTKLNKPDFIDIELYKNQKQYGTKRKLVCFEMIERGIPRSHYPIAKDGNIVGNVTSGTQSPILQKGIGMGYVPTEMAQINNEIQIIIREKPILAKIVTPPFIQKTNVTKSA; translated from the coding sequence ATGAATACAAAACGCACTGCTCTTTATTCTGAACATCTTGCTGCCGGAGCTAAACTCATCCCTTTTGCCGGCTTTGAAATGCCGGTACGTTATACCGGCGATGTAGCTGAACATCTTTTAGTGAGAGAACACGCCGGAATGTTTGATGTTTCCCACATGGGACAATTCTTTTTCTCCGGACCTAACGCCTTAGATTTACTCCAATATGCAACTACTAACGATGTTAGTAAGCTAACTATCGGAAAAGCCCAATACGCTGCATTACCTAACGGCAAAGGCGGCCTTGTTGATGACCTAATTGTATATCGAACCGGAGAACAAAATTATATGGCCGTAGTAAATGCCGCAAATATCGAAAAAGACTGGAATTGGCTTTCTGAACTAAATAAACGCTTCCATGCAACCCTACATAACCATTCAGACCAGCTATCATTAATAGCCGTTTCTGGCCCAAAAGCAGAAAAAATCGTTTCTCAAATAGCCTCTTTTCCCCTATCAGATTTAGCCTACTACACCTTTAGAACCGGAAATGTAGCTAATATTGAAAACGTTACCATAGCAACTACCGGCTACACCGGCGAAAGAACATTTGAAATTATTATCCCCAACGAATATGCTGTATATCTCTGGAAAACACTTTTAGAAATTGGGAAACCGGAAGGCTTACAGCCAACAGGGCTTGGTGCACGGGATACCTTACGCCTCGAAATGGGATATATGCTCTACGGAAATGATATTGACGATACTACTTCTGCATTAGAAGCCGGCCTAAATTGGGTTACTAAACTAAATAAACCCGATTTTATAGACATTGAACTCTATAAAAACCAAAAACAATACGGAACCAAACGAAAATTAGTTTGCTTCGAAATGATAGAACGTGGCATCCCCAGAAGCCACTATCCAATAGCTAAAGACGGAAATATAGTTGGCAACGTTACCTCCGGAACCCAAAGCCCAATCCTACAAAAAGGAATCGGAATGGGATACGTACCTACTGAAATGGCTCAAATCAACAATGAAATACAAATTATTATCCGAGAAAAACCGATTTTAGCCAAAATCGTAACCCCGCCCTTCATACAAAAAACCAACGTAACAAAATCTGCCTAA
- a CDS encoding DUF4290 domain-containing protein, translating to MLKFREYGAHIHHWAEKLNAEMEDVRRHALAKEIIRMMATISPGQHDSDEYQRKLWDHLYMITNYKYDLGSPFPTPSPPTEEITITRHIDYQKAEKGISQYGSLVKYLIQRAIAISDEQARLELVNVIVNVMKQVMSNTRQTSLRDETLLEHLSQLSQGKLVYSREQLEIRSVQRHGNQQFNNQHRRNNNQFKHRSKNQFDKNRHKRK from the coding sequence ATGTTAAAATTTCGAGAATACGGTGCTCATATTCATCATTGGGCAGAAAAATTAAATGCCGAAATGGAGGATGTTCGCCGCCACGCTTTGGCAAAAGAGATTATTCGCATGATGGCTACCATTTCTCCCGGCCAGCATGATTCTGATGAATATCAACGTAAATTATGGGATCATTTATACATGATTACAAACTATAAGTACGACCTCGGAAGCCCATTTCCAACACCAAGCCCACCAACAGAAGAAATAACGATAACTCGACATATTGATTATCAGAAGGCTGAAAAGGGAATTAGTCAGTACGGAAGCCTTGTAAAATATTTAATTCAGCGAGCAATAGCTATATCTGATGAGCAAGCACGTTTGGAATTGGTGAATGTGATTGTGAATGTTATGAAACAGGTTATGTCTAATACCCGACAAACATCTTTACGAGACGAAACGCTATTGGAACATTTAAGCCAACTTTCGCAGGGAAAATTAGTTTACTCTCGAGAACAATTAGAAATACGTAGCGTACAACGGCATGGTAATCAGCAATTTAACAACCAACATCGAAGAAACAATAATCAGTTTAAACATCGAAGTAAAAATCAGTTTGATAAAAATCGTCATAAACGAAAATAG
- the murA gene encoding UDP-N-acetylglucosamine 1-carboxyvinyltransferase, whose protein sequence is MQYFEVDGPCRLSGSIQPQGAKNEALQILAAVVLTEDWVTVSNLPQIVDVLRMISLLETLGVEVEHIGEGCYRFRALNIRTDFLQSEEYRRQASHLRGSVMLAGPLLARFGQTIVPQPGGDKIGRRRLDTHFIGFQKLGAILEFDPEIQSFTLNAPKGLRGNYMLLDEASVTGTANIIMAAVLAEGSTTIYHAACEPYIQQLCNMLNRMGAKISGIGSNLLTINGVAKLQGTEHRLLSDMIEVGSFIGMAAITQSELTIENADIEYLGIIPDVFKRLGVQIHQSGNNLIVASEGVCQIDTFLDGGILTISDHPWPGFTPDLLSIVLVVATQCLGTVLIHQKMFESRLFFTDKLIDMGAQIILCDPHRCTVIGSGRKHPLRAISMTSPDIRAGVALLMAAMAAHGKSKIYNIEQIDRGYQFIETRLNAIGAKITRKVS, encoded by the coding sequence ATGCAGTACTTTGAAGTAGATGGCCCTTGCCGTTTAAGTGGGAGCATTCAGCCACAAGGGGCTAAAAATGAAGCCCTTCAGATATTAGCAGCCGTTGTTTTAACGGAAGACTGGGTTACGGTGTCTAATCTACCACAGATTGTAGATGTGCTGCGCATGATTAGTTTATTAGAAACACTTGGCGTTGAAGTAGAGCATATTGGTGAAGGATGTTATCGTTTTCGTGCCCTAAACATTCGTACAGACTTTTTGCAAAGCGAAGAATATCGTCGTCAGGCATCGCATCTACGTGGCTCTGTGATGTTGGCGGGGCCATTATTAGCAAGGTTTGGCCAGACAATAGTTCCGCAACCCGGTGGCGATAAAATCGGCCGCAGACGCTTAGATACTCACTTCATCGGATTCCAAAAATTAGGCGCAATATTGGAATTTGACCCTGAAATCCAATCATTTACCTTGAATGCCCCAAAGGGTTTACGCGGCAACTATATGCTCTTAGATGAAGCTTCGGTAACCGGAACCGCTAATATCATCATGGCAGCTGTCTTAGCCGAAGGCTCAACAACAATCTATCATGCTGCCTGTGAACCTTATATCCAGCAGCTATGCAATATGCTGAACCGAATGGGAGCCAAAATTTCTGGAATAGGTTCAAATTTATTGACTATTAACGGTGTAGCTAAACTACAAGGTACAGAGCACCGCCTCCTTTCAGATATGATTGAAGTCGGTAGTTTTATCGGAATGGCCGCCATCACACAATCAGAGCTTACTATCGAAAATGCTGATATTGAATATCTTGGAATTATCCCGGATGTTTTCAAGAGGTTAGGTGTCCAAATTCATCAATCAGGAAACAATCTGATTGTTGCATCCGAAGGGGTTTGCCAAATAGACACATTTTTAGATGGTGGTATTTTAACTATTTCAGACCACCCCTGGCCGGGGTTTACGCCGGATTTATTGAGCATTGTTTTGGTTGTTGCTACACAATGCTTAGGTACTGTTTTGATACATCAGAAGATGTTTGAAAGCAGGTTGTTTTTTACAGATAAACTGATTGATATGGGCGCGCAAATTATTTTGTGTGATCCACATCGTTGTACCGTAATTGGTTCAGGCCGAAAACATCCGCTTCGAGCAATATCTATGACCAGTCCGGATATTCGCGCCGGAGTTGCCCTCCTGATGGCAGCAATGGCTGCACACGGAAAAAGTAAAATCTACAATATTGAGCAAATTGACAGAGGCTATCAATTTATTGAAACGAGGCTAAATGCCATTGGGGCTAAGATAACCCGAAAGGTTTCTTAA
- a CDS encoding PASTA domain-containing protein produces the protein MEINNSNNIPPNEEPNNPKVITFWEYIRSKVFLKFSLLVIAGGTLFVLFFFYLFLPFYTNHGKSITVPEVVNLKIHEGADLLEKNNLNAIVTDSEYYASLPPLTILRQDPPAFEKVKPDRKIYLVINRLRPPQVKLPEVLEVNFQQCKYMLELRGLKVGGFTYVSGFARDQVLKAFYKDRELKPGDLVTVGSKIDLIISRGQGTDKVKLPNLIGLSLSDATEVLATQKLSIGGVRYAKSTKTPEGTVFKQYPDPSAVDSVIEGYTVDIYINGRPPEEKIIIE, from the coding sequence GTGGAAATAAATAACTCAAACAATATCCCACCTAACGAAGAGCCAAATAATCCAAAAGTGATAACCTTTTGGGAATACATACGCTCAAAGGTATTTCTGAAATTCTCTTTACTGGTAATAGCCGGCGGAACTCTCTTTGTACTATTCTTTTTTTACCTCTTTTTACCATTCTACACAAATCATGGAAAGTCAATCACGGTTCCAGAAGTTGTTAATTTAAAAATCCATGAAGGAGCAGACTTATTAGAAAAAAACAATCTAAATGCTATTGTTACCGACTCTGAGTACTACGCATCATTACCGCCGCTTACAATCCTCCGCCAGGACCCACCAGCATTTGAAAAAGTAAAACCGGATAGAAAAATATACTTAGTCATCAATCGCCTCAGACCTCCGCAGGTAAAATTACCCGAAGTTTTAGAGGTTAATTTCCAGCAATGTAAATATATGCTTGAATTACGGGGGCTAAAAGTAGGAGGTTTTACTTATGTAAGTGGTTTTGCGCGAGACCAAGTCTTGAAAGCTTTTTACAAAGACAGAGAACTAAAACCCGGCGATTTAGTAACCGTAGGTTCTAAAATAGACCTCATTATCAGCCGTGGGCAAGGAACTGACAAGGTGAAACTTCCTAACTTAATCGGCCTCAGCCTCAGTGATGCAACTGAAGTTTTGGCTACACAAAAACTTAGTATCGGTGGAGTTCGCTACGCAAAAAGCACAAAAACACCCGAAGGAACTGTTTTTAAACAATATCCAGATCCATCAGCCGTTGATTCTGTCATTGAAGGATATACGGTAGATATTTACATTAATGGACGGCCTCCTGAAGAAAAAATCATTATTGAGTAA